Proteins co-encoded in one Aspergillus fumigatus Af293 chromosome 6, whole genome shotgun sequence genomic window:
- a CDS encoding FAD-binding oxidoreductase, protein MDDHNKAVATIAGQVRKFHSRRQPFRIYHGSTNSTRQSQHHHNNTVNTAHLNHVIRTDCEAQTVLVEPNVPMDHLVRATLAAGLVPLVVMEFPGITAGGGFSGTSGESSSFRHGFFDATVNWIEIVLPNGEVRIASKSSDPDLFWGAASAFGTLGVVTLLEVQCQQAKPYVELKYESASCMTHAMDIFRAAAADPQIDYLDGIVFARDHIVVCTGRLIDSLPANVRPQRFTGARDPWFYLHAQKRANTSSRKPDYIPLTDYLFRYDRGGFWVARYAYSYFLVPFNRITRYILDYFMHTRVMYHALHESGHSKRYIIQDVAVPYAATTEFLDWLDQKQNFGAYPIWLCPLRRSEGLMSSADSKNPVPPSTDPEDDGYLMNFGLWAPSPFHSNPDQFIAQNRRLEGKVRELGGKKWLYAHAYYTEDEFWSLYDKRKYDQLRERYHASYLPDLYQKVRVRLAAPEDGNGCKGWGYIRDIVWNLWPVSGLYGVYKAWRGGEYLLKAKEESTT, encoded by the coding sequence ATGGACGATCACAACAAGGCTGTAGCGACCATTGCAGGCCAGGTCCGAAAATTTCACAGTCGCCGACAACCTTTTCGCATCTATCATGGCTCGACGAATAGTACACGGCAGTCTCAACATCATCACAATAACACCGTCAACACAGCACATCTAAATCATGTGATACGCACCGATTGCGAAGCTCAAACAGTGCTGGTCGAACCCAATGTCCCGATGGACCACCTTGTCCGGGCCACTCTGGCTGCTGGCCTGGTCCCTCTTGTTGTGATGGAGTTTCCTGGTATCACGGCCGGGGGAGGATTTTCCGGCACTTCCGGCGAAAGCAGCTCTTTTCGGCACGGTTTCTTTGATGCCACTGTAAATTGGATTGAGATAGTCCTGCCAAACGGCGAGGTACGAATTGCGTCGAAGAGCTCGGATCCCGATCTCTTCTGGGGCGCTGCATCGGCATTCGGCACTCTTGGTGTCGTCACATTGCTCGAGGTACAATGTCAGCAGGCAAAACCTTATGTCGAGCTGAAGTACGAGTCCGCGTCATGCATGACTCATGCCATGGACATCTTCCGCGCCGCGGCTGCAGATCCGCAGATCGATTACCTCGACGGGATCGTCTTCGCCAGGGATCACATCGTCGTCTGTACAGGACGACTAATCGATTCTCTGCCTGCAAATGTCAGACCTCAACGCTTCACCGGCGCTCGGGATCCATGGTTTTATCTTCATGCGCAGAAACGTGCCAACACATCTTCAAGAAAACCAGACTACATCCCCTTGACCGACTACCTTTTTCGCTATGACCGGGGCGGGTTCTGGGTTGCCCGATACGCCTATTCGTATTTCCTAGTTCCATTCAACCGCATCACACGCTATATTCTGGATTATTTCATGCATACACGGGTGATGTACCACGCTCTCCACGAAAGCGGACACTCGAAGCGGTACATCATCCAAGACGTGGCGGTACCATATGCTGCGACAACCGAGTTCCTCGACTGGCTGGACCAAAAACAGAACTTTGGCGCCTACCCTATCTGGCTGTGTCCTCTGCGGCGTTCGGAGGGGCTGATGTCAAGTGCTGATTCAAAAAATCCAGTCCCGCCATCTACCGATCCAGAGGATGACGGGTATCTCATGAACTTTGGTCTGTGGGCTCCGTCTCCCTTCCACAGCAACCCTGATCAATTCATCGCCCAGAATCGCCGACTGGAAGGCAAGGTGCGCGAACTCGGCGGAAAGAAGTGGTTGTATGCGCATGCGTACTACACCGAAGATGAATTCTGGTCTTTATACGACAAGAGGAAATACGACCAGCTGAGGGAGAGATACCATGCGTCTTATCTACCGGATCTGTATCAAAAGGTTCGTGTTAGACTTGCGGCGCCCGAAGACGGTAATGGCTGTAAGGGTTGGGGATATATCCGGGACATTGTGTGGAACCTCTGGCCTGTGAGTGGTTTGTACGGTGTCTACAAAGCCTGGAGAGGAGGGGAATACCTGCTCAAGGCGAAGGAAGAGAGTACGACTTGA
- a CDS encoding flavin-containing monooxygenase, giving the protein MAQSKAKSTIVDFFTHPFLVVFSLVYMLFQNILTWIFSPAPPPPASTANGLPKKRVAVIGAGLTGVSSAAHCIGHGFDVQLFEARPKDKGLGGIWSRVNSTSSLQVHSIMYRFHPSVKYTTAYPSQQEIRDQIIDVWKRYGLQKRTAFDTPVTSVKQTKDGKWIINDNEEEYGRFDGVIASVGVCGDPKMPPLPDQGRFKGKIFHSSELDGKDVEGKKVLIIGGGASAIEALEFAVKSKARAIDVLSRSDKWIIPRNVFVQSLLAMNIFGQETFLSWIPEWLLHKLFYRDLQDIAPSSGLYTETPMANSELFDQIRQGKARWLRGDIVSLTEDGVMFNHRSHGVPKGGPGHESVVPGDVIIMATGFKRPSLNFLPNDCFEDPYGPPSWYLQVFPPKYTSICANNSTYINAIGTVGNMHIGIYTRFLLMFLVDPLSRPTEGRMKTWIDFTRFMKRLAPTGAFDFFTYAELIYWYIFVILVNPFRWKWAPFVLFGIGRTLPLEVVRQEESFRQQLRKQH; this is encoded by the exons ATGGCTCAATCAAAAGCCAAGTCCACAATTGTGGACTTCTTCACACATCCTTTCCTTGTGGTGTTCAGTTTAGTCTATATGCTATTCCAGAATATCCTCACCTGGATTTTCTCTCCtgctccgccgcctccagcATCAACTGCCAATGGTCTTCCCAAGAAAAGAGTAGCTGTCATTGGTGCTGGTTTGACTGGCGTATCGTCCGCGGCGCACTGCATTGGACATGGATTCGATGTGCAACTATTCGAAGCCCGTCCCAAGGATAAAGGCCTCGGAGGAATCTGGAGC CGTGTCAACTCTACCTCATCCTTGCAGGTTCATAGTATAATGTACCGTTTCCACCCATCGGTGAAATACACCACCGCCTATCCTTCTCAGCAGGAAATTCGCGACCAGATCATTGACGTGTGGAAACGCTACGGCCTCCAGAAGCGTACCGCTTTCGACACTCCAGTTACGTCTGTCAAACAGACAAAGGACGGTAAATGGATCATCAACGACAACGAGGAAGAGTATGGTCGCTTCGATGGCGTGATCGCGTCTGTTGGCGTTTGCGGCGATCCAAAGAtgcctcctcttccagatcaAGGCCGCTTCAAAGGCAAGATTTTCCACTCTTCTGAGCTCGATGGGAAAGACGTCGAGGGCAAGAAGGTGCTCATCATTGGCGGAGGCGCCAGTGCCATCGAAGCGTTGGAATTTGCCGTCAAGTCTAAGGCGCGTGCGATTGACGTGCTGTCACGGTCTGATAAGTGGATCATCCCGCGCAATGTATTCGTCCAATCGCTGCTAGCCATGAATATCTTTGGACAGGAAACATTTTTGTCATGGATTCCGGAGTGGTTGCTACACAAGCTTTTCTATCGCGATCTCCAGGACATTGCCCCGTCAAGCGGTCTGTACACCGAAACTCCCATGGCCAACTCGGAGCTCTTTGACCAAATCCGCCAGGGTAAAGCACGCTGGCTACGCGGAGACATTGTCTCTCTCACAGAGGACGGTGTCATGTTCAATCATCGCTCACATGGAGTCCCCAAGGGTGGCCCCGGACATGAATCGGTTGTTCCTGGAGATGTGATCATCATGGCAACGGGCTTCAAGCGTCCATCGCTGAACTTCCTGCCAAACGATTGTTTCGAAGACCCATACGGTCCACCCAGCTGGTATCTCCAGGTCTTCCCGCCCAAGTACACGAGCATCTGCGCCAACAACAGCACCTACATCAATGCCATCGGCACTGTGGGAAACATGCACATTGGTATATACACACGCTTCCTATTGATGTTCCTGGTTGATCCTCTATCGCGGCCGACGGAAGGTAGGATGAAGACATGGATCGACTTTACGCGCTTTATGAAACGGCTGGCTCCGACAGGCGCGTTTGACTTCTTCACTTACGCCGAATTGATCTACTGGTACATCTTCGTAATTCTTGTCAACCCGTTTCGCTGGAAGTGGGCGCCATTCGTGCTCTTTGGCATTGGCCGTACGCTTCCGCTGGAGGTAGTCAGGCAAGAAGAATCGTTCCGACAACAATTGAGGAAACAGCATTAG
- a CDS encoding putative 5'-nucleotidase: MMTPIELDGLTITHSSNRTGPPDLRLIHYNDVYHVEAGSAEPVGGVSRFQSVINYYRSHPRFTGLPDVLTFFSGDAFNPSLESTVTKGRHMVPFLNKAGTDVACVGNHDLDFGVAQFRHLRSQCRFPWLLANVLDPALGSDVSIANCEKTVMLTSSNGLKVGVIGLGEREWLGTINSLPPDLIYKSATQTALELAPNLRQQGADIIVAVTHQREPNDYKLAQNLPPGTIDLILGGHDHFYGHAVINDTHILRSGTDFKQLSYIEAWRKTDGPGWDFNIVRRDIVRTIPEDPATVALVSRLTSSLKAKLEKPVGYTVRPLDGRFSTVRQKESNLGNFVCDLMRFYYAADCAMMAGGTIRGDQIYPPGLLRLKDLLNCFPFEDPVVLLRIKGSALMDALENGVSQLPALDGRFPQVSNISFSYNPSEPPGSRLNWAKVGGQPIAFERSYVLATRGYMARGKDGFASLLVKSAGGEVEEIVDEENGVMISTILRQYFLSLRILGKWQRWSKSLSRHWAKVHQNLHCEGWLKPASAQASPVSEKAPSRLFVSRPSLKRTKHYYYGRFANIEGNGTAGVREDEEEGTSMDSDSDSDPEILTSPQPTTNYVTLPARSAAEEERRLRLARRAVRKWMRAAGFEPTTLNTADDAQGFTPAWTPGIAPRLEGRIVIEK; this comes from the exons ATGATGACTCCAATTGAATTAGATGGTCTCACCATCACACATTCCTCCAACAGAACAGGACCGCCTGATTTGCGTCTGATTCACTACAACGATGTCTACCACGTGGA AGCTGGTTCCGCTGAACCTGTTGGCGGTGTCTCCAGATTCCAATCTGTGATCAACTACTATCGTTCTCACCCGCGGTTTACCGGACTCCCCGATGTCCtcaccttcttctccggCGATGCCTTTAACCCCAGTCTTGAGAGCACAGTCACCAAAGGGCGACATATGGTACCGTTCCTGAACAAAGCAGGGACGGATGTAGCATGTGTTGGG AATCACGATCTAGATTTCGGTGTCGCACAGTTTCGCCATCTGCGTAGCCAGTGCAGGTTTCCCTGGCTGCTTGCCAATGTTCTAGATCCGGCGCTGGGTTCGGACGTCTCGATCGCCAACTGCGAGAAAACAGTCATGCTAACATCGTCGAACGGACTCAAGGTTGGCGTTATTGGACTGGGAGAGCGAGAATG GCTAGGAACTATCAACTCCCTCCCTCCGGACCTGATCTATAAATCCGCCACTCAGACCGCGTTAGAGCTTGCACCGAATCTGCGCCAACAGGGCGCGGATATCATCGTTGCCGTCACCCACCAACGAGAACCGAACGACTATAAACTGGCGCAGAACCTCCCCCCTGGCACGATAGATCTCATATTAGGAGGCCATGATCATTTCTACGGGCATGCGGTGATCAATGACACCCATATCTTGCGGTCCGGCACCGACTTCAAACAGCTAAGTTATATCGAGGCGTGGCGCAAGACCGATGGGCCGGGATGGGACTTCAACATCGTCCGTCGCGATATAGTTCGCACGATTCCCGAAGATCCCGCCACCGTAGCCCTGGTTAGCCGGTTGACCTCGAGTCTTaaggcgaagctggagaagccgGTCGGATACACTGTCCGACCGCTCGATGGTCGCTTTTCCACCGTTCGTCAGAAAGAGTCCAACCTAGGCAACTTTGTCTGCGATCTCATGCGATTCTACTATGCCGCCGACTGCGCTATGATGGCTGGTGGGACGATCCGCGGTGACCAGATCTACCCACCCGGTCTGCTACGGCTCAAGGATTTGTTAAACTGCTTCCCCTTCGAGGACCCGGTGGTATTGCTCCGTATCAAGGGCTCCGCACTTATGGATGCTCTGGAAAACGGGGTGAGCCAGCTTCCCGCCCTCGACGGACGCTTCCCACAGGTATCGAACATCTCCTTTAGCTACAACCCGTCCGAACCCCCTGGCTCGCGCCTCAACTGGGCCAAGGTAGGCGGACAACCGATCGCGTTCGAACGGAGCTACGTCCTCGCGACAAGGGGCTACATGGCCCGCGGAAAGGACGGGTTCGCATCGCTTCTTGTGAAGTCTGCCGGAGGCGAGGTGGAAGAGATTGTCGACGAAGAGAACGGCGTGATGATCAGCACCATCCTCCGCCAATacttcctcagcctccgGATCTTGGGCAAGTGGCAGCGCTGGAGCAAAAGTCTATCCCGGCACTGGGCCAAAGTCCACCAGAATCTCCACTGCGAGGGCTGGCTGAAACCCGCCTCCGCGCAAGCCTCCCCCGTCTCCGAAAAGGCGCCCAGCCGGCTTTTCGTGTCACGACCGAGTCTCAAACGCACAAAGCACTATTACTACGGCCGGTTCGCCAATATCGAAGGCAACGGGACTGCGGGGGTCCgcgaagacgaggaggagggcaCAAGCATGGACTCGGACTCGGATTCGGACCCGGAGATCTTGACCTCCCCGCAGCCAACCACCAACTACGTCACCCTGCCTGCCCGCTCCGccgcggaagaagaacgtCGACTGCGGCTTGCGCGCCGGGCGGTCCGGAAATGGATGCGGGCCGCTGGATTCGAGCCCACAACACTCAATACAGCCGATGATGCTCAGGGGTTCACGCCGGCGTGGACGCCTGGCATTGCACCCAGGCTGGAGGGGCGCATCGTTATCGAAAAGTAG
- the lcp5 gene encoding small subunit rRNA maturation protein LCP5: MATPAPAQTEPSGLENISTLLENLTSCLSSTGSSLPKAKRESPSDVSIEPPHDGISLLDTKSDLLLSYLHNLVFLIIFQLREAASAEPKAEENSHVDNGNSPLREDIVKKLTELRVYLDRGVRPLEGRLKYQVDKVIKAAEDADRAERGAQATTKSKAKNAKSSSNSESGSEESSGDSESDNEGEDEEEDDIDEMAYRPNISAFAKGIKSEAQTEEKADKKISGDGIYRPPRIMPTALPTTERKEQRDRRPRRSNVIDEFVSAEMSAAPMAEPSIGSTIVQGGRHSKTRKEREREAERTAYEETNFVRLAKESKKERAKRRGQGKESTFGGEEWKDLTEGADRIAKLTRRAKGSGSALEKSRKRKLNDDGPRSDGVAVGQIFEKRRKKVESWKRA; the protein is encoded by the coding sequence ATGGCGACGCCGGCGCCCGCCCAGACAGAGCCTTCGGGCCTAGAGAATATTTCTACATTACTGGAGAATCTCACCAGCTGCTTATCGAGCACCGGGTCGTCCCTTCCGAAAGCAAAACGCGAATCACCAAGCGACGTCTCCATCGAACCTCCTCACGATGGCATATCGCTTCTTGACACCAAAAGTGACCTGTTACTATCTTACCTACACAATCTGGTTTTCCTTATCATCTTCCAGTTGAGAGAGGCAGCCTCTGCGGAGCCgaaggcagaagaaaacagccATGTCGATAATGGAAACTCGCCACTGCGCGAAGATATTGTTAAAAAACTTACCGAGCTCCGCGTGTATTTGGACCGAGGCGTCCGGCCTCTGGAGGGTCGACTGAAGTACCAGGttgacaaagtcatcaagGCTGCAGAGGACGCCGACAGAGCCGAGCGCGGTGCCCAGGCGACGACAAAGAGCAAGGCAAAGAATGCGAAATCTAGTAGCAACAGCGAATCCGGCTCTGAAGAGAGCTCTGGCGACAGTGAGAGCGATAATGAaggcgaagacgaagaggaggatgacatTGATGAGATGGCTTACCGGCCGAATATCTCTGCATTCGCGAAGGGAATAAAGTCGGAGGCCcagacagaggagaaggcggaCAAGAAAATATCAGGCGACGGTATCTATCGGCCCCCGAGAATTATGCCAACAGCACTTCCCACAACCGAACGCAAAGAGCAGAGAGACCGCCGTCCACGCAGATCCAATGTCATTGACGAGTTTGTCAGCGCCGAAATGTCGGCCGCTCCCATGGCAGAGCCCAGCATCGGTAGCACAattgtccaaggaggaagacaTTCGAAGACtaggaaggaaagagagcGCGAGGCCGAACGTACTGCATATGAAGAAACCAACTTCGTGCGACTGGCCaaggagagcaagaaggagagagCCAAGCGACGCGGCCAGGGCAAGGAGAGCACTTTTGGTGgtgaagaatggaaagatCTTACCGAGGGTGCAGACCGGATCGCAAAGCTCACGCGTAGGGCCAAAGGGAGTGGTAGCGCGCTGGAGAAGAGTCGGAAGCGAAAACTTAATGACGATGGACCACGCAGTGATGGCGTGGCGGTGGGCCAGATCTTTGAGAAGCGTCGGAAGAAGGTTGAGAGCTGGAAACGGGCTTAG
- a CDS encoding transmembrane 9 family protein: MRLDKRLTISTLLLTAPSLSAAFYLPGVAPTSYDEGQAVPLYVNHLTPGLAQQDEQLHSVFSYDYYHTAFHFCRPADGPKDIRESLGSILFGDRIQTSPFELFMGKNESCKAVCGEVKFDSRSAKFVNRRIAQGYNINWLVDGLPGAQLNLDAVTQSKFYSPGFALGTLNDDGQAILNNHYDIVIDYHRVGFGSKDKYRVVGVLVQPASRRDSKVLEDGTVDCGSDNAAVILSEDGETPVTWTYGVYWRESPTPWATRWDKYLHVYDPKIHWFSLINSAVFVVFLVGMVSMILLRALRKDIARYNRLDTINLEDLDGTSAAIEDGIQEDSGWKLVHGDVFRCPRAPLLLSVLVGNGAQLFMMTGVTVVFALFGLLSPANRGFLATAILLIYTLFGFIGGYVSARVYKSFGGEAWKRNIILTPVLIPGLIFGTFFLLNLFVWAKGSSGAVPFTTMLALVLIWFVISVPLSVAGSWLGFKQRAIEGPTKTNQIPRQIPPMTGSLRTIPSLLLTGILPFGAIFVELYFIMTSLWTNKIYYMFGFLFLCYGLMIMTTAATTVLLVYFLLCAENYRWHWRAFAGAGMTGFYVFINAFIFWITRVSFGGLTGAVLYVGYSALIGFLVFILTGSIGFFASWAFVQRIYGSIKVD; encoded by the exons ATGCGGCTCGACAAACGTTTGACGATATCCACTCTTCTCCTGACAGCTCCTTCATTATCCGCAGCCTTTTACCTTCCTGGTGTAGCACCAACCTCATACGATGAAGGCCAAGCTGTGCCGCTCTACGTCAACCATCTTACTCCGGGACTAGCGCAACAAGACGAACAGCTGCATTCCGTCTTCTCTTACGACTACTATCATACCGCATTCCACTTTTGTCGTCCGGCAGATGGGCCGAAAGATATTCGCGAGTCATTAGGTAGCATTCTTTTCGGTGATCGAATCCAGACATCGCCGTTTGAGTTGTTCATGGGCAAGAATGAATCATGCAAGGCTGTTTGTGGAGAAGTCAAGTTCGATTCGCGAAGCGCCAAATTTGTCAACAGAAGGATAGCTCAGGGCTATAATATCAACTGGTTGGTGGATGGGCTTCCCGGCGCTCAATTGAATCTGGACGCAGTGACCCAGTCCAAGTTCTACAGTCCTGGTTTTGCGCTCGGCACTCTGAATGATGATGGACAGGCAATTCTGAACAACCACTACGATATCGTCATTGACTACCACCGTGTAGGGTTCGGCAGCAAAGACAAGTACCGGGTTGTCGGTGTGCTCGTTCAACCGGCCTCCCGGCGTGATTccaaagtccttgaagatgGAACAGTGGATTGCGGCTCCGACAACGCGGCCGTAATTCTGAGCGAAGATGGCGAGACTCCAGTCACTTGGACGTACGGCGTGTACTGGCGTGAGTCGCCCACTCCTTGGGCTACTCGCTGGGACAAGTACTTGCACGTTTACGATCCAAAGATTCATTGGTTTTCACTCATCAACTCTGCCGTATTCGTGGTTTTCTTGGTTGGCATGGTGAGTATGATCCTCCTGAGGGCTCTCAGGAAAGACATTGCTCGCTACAACCGCCTGGACACGATCAATCTCGAAGATTTGGATGGCACGTCAGCTGCTATTGAGGACGGAATTCAGGAGGATTCAGGTTGGAAGCTGGTTCACGGCGATGTATTCCGATGCCCCAGGGCTCCTTTACTCCTCAGTGTGCTTGTTGGCAACGGGGCTCAACTCTTCATGATGACCGGTGTGACAGTTG TCTTCGCGCTTTTCGGTCTTCTTTCGCCAGCCAACCGCGGTTTCTTGGCCACTGCCATCCTCCTTATTTACACCCTTTTTGGCTTCATCGGAGGCTATGTCTCGGCTCGTGTGTACAAGTCATTTGGCGGTGAGGCTTGGAAGCGCAACATCATCCTGACTCCGGTTTTGATTCCTGGGCTTATATTTGGTACCTTTTTCCTGCTGAACCTGTTTGTCTGGGCCAAGGGTTCTAGTGGAGCCGTACCTTTCACAACCATGCTTGCCCTGGTCCTCATTTGGTTCGTCATCAGTGTGCCATTAAGTGTGGCAGGCAGCTGGCTTGGTTTCAAGCAACGA GCAATCGAAGGCCCAACCAAGACCAACCAAATTCCAAGGCAAATTCCTCCCATGACTGGAAGTCTTCGGACAATTCCTTCTTTACTTCTTACGGGCATCTTGCCGTTTGGCGCTATCTTTGTGGAGCTGTACTTCATCATGACTTCTCTGTGGACGAACAAGATTTACTACATGTTCggattcctcttcctctgttATGGGctcatgatcatgaccaCTGCGGCCACCACGGTCCTGTTGGTTTACTTTTTGTTGTGCGCTGAAAACTACCGGTGGCATTGGAGGGCTTTCGCTGGAGCCGGAATGACTGGCTTCTACGTTTTCATCAATGCCTTTATTTTCTGGATCACTCGAGTGAGCTTCGGTGGACTCACAGGGGCAGTCCTCTATGTGGGCTACTCGGCCTTGATTGGTTTTCTGGTTTTCATCTTAACAG GTTCGATTGGATTCTTCGCCAGCTGGGCGTTTGTGCAACGCATCTACGGCTCGATCAAGGTCGACTAA